The Opitutales bacterium ASA1 genome window below encodes:
- a CDS encoding pyrimidine-nucleoside phosphorylase codes for MAARLFPRDIIRIKRDGGRLDRDAIETWIRGVVDGSFADYQSAAMLMAIFQRGMTDEETALLTEAMMRSGEVIEIPEVRLPKVDKHSTGGVGDKVSLVLAPLAAAAGLAVPMISGRGLGHTGGTLDKLESIPGFRVALSGEEYRRQLATVGISLAGQTASFVPADRKLYALRDVTATVECIPLICASIMSKKLAEGIDALVLDVKFGRGAFMKRIEDARMLARAMVSIGKAMRRPTVALLTSMDRPLGRAVGHSLEVIESVECLKGRGPADLMEVTMELTARMVVLGGLERDVPSARARLQRALESGAALDKFREVVAAQDGDPGVVDDYGRLPTARRTVEIVSPESGYIHDVDAMAIAQVVTLLGGSRSRVEDGVDHAVGVSDLAQAGEPIAAGALLCRLQVNDESRLQAALDLAQGAFSIGAGRPELSPLVSEEIA; via the coding sequence ATGGCCGCACGGCTCTTCCCTCGGGACATCATCCGCATCAAACGCGACGGCGGTCGCCTCGATCGCGATGCCATTGAAACTTGGATACGCGGCGTCGTGGACGGCTCCTTCGCCGACTACCAGAGCGCGGCGATGCTCATGGCGATCTTCCAGCGCGGCATGACCGACGAGGAAACAGCCCTGCTCACCGAAGCGATGATGCGCTCCGGCGAAGTGATCGAGATCCCGGAAGTCCGGCTGCCGAAGGTCGACAAACACTCCACCGGCGGCGTGGGCGACAAGGTTTCCCTCGTCCTCGCGCCACTCGCCGCGGCTGCCGGTCTCGCCGTACCGATGATCAGCGGACGCGGCCTCGGGCACACCGGCGGCACGCTCGACAAGCTCGAGTCCATCCCCGGCTTCCGCGTCGCCCTGAGCGGCGAGGAATACCGCCGCCAACTCGCGACTGTCGGCATCTCGCTCGCCGGGCAGACGGCCTCCTTCGTGCCCGCCGATCGCAAGCTCTACGCCCTGCGCGACGTCACGGCCACGGTCGAGTGCATCCCGCTCATCTGCGCGAGCATCATGAGCAAGAAACTGGCCGAAGGCATCGACGCCCTCGTGCTCGACGTGAAGTTCGGCCGCGGTGCCTTCATGAAGCGGATCGAAGACGCCCGCATGCTCGCACGCGCGATGGTGTCGATCGGCAAGGCCATGCGGCGACCGACCGTCGCGTTGCTCACCTCCATGGATCGGCCGCTCGGTCGTGCCGTGGGGCATTCGCTCGAGGTGATCGAATCGGTCGAGTGCCTGAAGGGGCGTGGCCCCGCGGACCTCATGGAAGTCACGATGGAACTCACCGCCCGCATGGTCGTGCTCGGCGGGCTGGAGCGCGACGTCCCGTCCGCGCGGGCTCGTTTGCAGCGGGCACTGGAGTCCGGTGCGGCTTTGGACAAGTTCCGCGAGGTCGTCGCTGCGCAGGACGGCGATCCGGGAGTGGTGGACGACTACGGCCGACTGCCGACCGCGCGCCGCACCGTCGAGATCGTGTCTCCGGAATCGGGATACATCCACGACGTCGACGCCATGGCGATCGCGCAGGTCGTGACGCTGCTCGGAGGCAGTCGATCGCGCGTCGAGGACGGCGTCGACCATGCCGTCGGAGTTTCGGATCTCGCCCAGGCCGGCGAGCCGATCGCCGCGGGTGCGTTGCTCTGCCGGCTCCAAGTGAACGACGAGTCCCGCCTCCAAGCGGCGCTCGATCTCGCGCAGGGGGCCTTCTCGATCGGTGCCGGGCGTCCGGAACTTTCGCCGCTCGTGTCGGAGGAGATCGCA